A window of Haliscomenobacter hydrossis DSM 1100 contains these coding sequences:
- the istA gene encoding IS21 family transposase: protein MYRMDVHTTVKTLLGRGLSRRKIAEQLGIHRKVIKRIEFGSDSSGLIKGYTRSKQLKAYEGQIQTWLDQDLTGELIYQKLVKEHGLQTSYSTVNRTIRSLKADHESFVPMQCLAGEEAQVDFGYLGLFDREGASRVKIWVFCAVLSHSRLGYFEAVTDQSVETFIRCHIHAFEFFCGVPRLVRLDNLKSGVTTPDFYEPLIQEQYASFLAHYGAGAVPCRVRTPEHKGKVESGVKYVKKNFLLGLDQRNFSSLSTDLRTWTDTVANRRVHGTTKRVPLQMWQQVEKSALGPLPAQRYEFYHVEERKVTRFGHVIFRNNYYSVPYTLVGQTLRLFTNGTFLRISEQGQEVALHLLNNDKGQYVTQNGHLAPHKQQHTLEYYAQRLEQEIGTEARDLLLLIQQNHPSHWKDKARGLLQLCRRHPPQRVQEACRKALDNGISSYRSVRDICLALEHTPPISTHFEAPAPGAGGMAHELSLYDQLVR, encoded by the coding sequence ATGTATAGAATGGATGTACACACGACAGTCAAAACATTATTAGGCAGGGGTTTAAGTCGGCGCAAGATAGCGGAGCAATTAGGGATTCACCGCAAAGTGATCAAGCGGATAGAATTTGGCTCTGACTCCTCGGGACTAATCAAAGGTTACACCCGATCCAAACAGCTCAAGGCGTATGAAGGTCAGATACAGACCTGGCTGGATCAGGATTTGACCGGAGAGCTGATCTACCAAAAATTGGTTAAAGAGCATGGACTACAGACCTCGTATTCCACAGTAAACCGAACGATCCGGAGCCTTAAAGCCGATCATGAATCGTTTGTGCCCATGCAATGCCTTGCTGGAGAGGAAGCACAAGTAGATTTTGGTTACCTTGGCTTATTTGATCGTGAGGGCGCAAGCCGGGTCAAGATTTGGGTATTCTGTGCGGTATTGTCCCACTCTCGGTTGGGCTATTTTGAGGCCGTCACCGATCAATCGGTAGAGACCTTTATCCGCTGTCATATTCACGCATTCGAGTTTTTTTGCGGCGTTCCTCGCCTGGTTCGACTGGATAATCTGAAGAGCGGAGTCACCACTCCTGATTTTTACGAACCCTTGATCCAGGAGCAATACGCTTCATTTTTAGCGCATTATGGCGCGGGGGCGGTACCTTGTCGGGTACGTACGCCTGAACACAAGGGCAAGGTCGAGAGTGGAGTCAAGTATGTGAAAAAGAACTTTTTGCTGGGTCTGGATCAGCGTAATTTTTCTAGCCTGTCTACCGATTTGCGAACCTGGACCGACACAGTGGCCAATCGGCGGGTACACGGCACGACCAAACGCGTTCCACTCCAGATGTGGCAACAGGTAGAAAAAAGCGCGCTAGGGCCTTTACCTGCCCAGCGTTACGAGTTTTATCATGTCGAAGAACGTAAGGTTACCCGATTTGGACATGTCATTTTCCGCAACAATTACTACTCGGTGCCCTATACTTTGGTTGGACAAACCCTGCGGCTATTTACCAACGGTACTTTTTTGCGCATCTCTGAGCAGGGACAAGAAGTGGCTTTGCACCTATTAAACAATGACAAAGGGCAATATGTGACCCAAAACGGCCACCTGGCGCCACATAAACAGCAACATACCCTGGAGTATTACGCTCAACGCCTGGAACAAGAAATTGGCACCGAAGCCCGCGATCTGCTTTTGCTCATCCAACAAAACCATCCTAGCCACTGGAAAGATAAAGCCCGGGGGCTACTCCAATTGTGCCGAAGACACCCCCCACAGCGCGTGCAAGAAGCCTGTCGAAAAGCCCTCGATAACGGCATCTCTTCCTATCGATCGGTCAGGGATATTTGTCTGGCACTTGAACACACACCACCCATTTCCACTCACTTTGAAGCCCCAGCGCCCGGCGCTGGTGGGATGGCTCATGAATTGAGCCTTTACGATCAATTGGTCCGATAA
- a CDS encoding phospholipase D family protein: MEKQVLKINSELKQLLPKAEEIWIAVAVMSDYGMNVIQENTNPHAKKNILVGIDLPTPPSVLKRLQGLQNEGKANVKYFYRKDQFFHPKLYVVKTNGALTAIVGSGNCTEGGLEKHLELSVKTVDQGLCQYLLEKYFNIYFKIGEPITSEFIEDYEVLFESRKEREKQDKQELTIFDKSANSKLKIKDLDFTNQFFEYIHFAAFEGTKPYSHAENVNNERYLVKMRLLDLHDLIYPHIEKRKWDLHPHHKLDNIVSSHAHSSWTGEEIGSLWLHYGRSPKELEKYEKEYGENQSSMYHMRLQVLIRNNSIDIWCRVGKNNGSILDREYFKTKMQTDSRFRTKFFQLCQILDDQYEIHINNVVKKVKSFTTPEELFEFTKSDKQKHYFIIGKSFKPDDRAFSTSNIVNTIMGEFEKLEPIYQHIRHRF, translated from the coding sequence ATGGAAAAGCAAGTCTTGAAAATCAATTCAGAATTAAAACAATTGCTTCCCAAAGCAGAAGAAATTTGGATTGCAGTTGCCGTAATGTCAGATTATGGAATGAACGTTATTCAAGAAAACACCAACCCTCATGCAAAGAAAAATATTTTGGTCGGTATTGATTTACCTACTCCTCCATCAGTACTCAAAAGGCTACAAGGGCTCCAGAATGAAGGTAAGGCAAACGTCAAATACTTTTACAGAAAAGACCAATTCTTTCATCCAAAGTTATATGTCGTAAAAACCAATGGTGCTTTAACTGCAATAGTAGGCTCAGGAAACTGTACGGAAGGTGGCTTGGAAAAGCACCTTGAACTCAGTGTAAAAACCGTTGATCAAGGTTTGTGTCAGTATCTATTAGAAAAATACTTCAATATCTATTTTAAGATAGGTGAACCAATCACAAGCGAGTTTATTGAAGATTATGAAGTGCTTTTTGAAAGTCGAAAGGAAAGGGAGAAGCAGGACAAACAGGAACTGACTATATTTGACAAGTCAGCAAATAGTAAATTAAAAATCAAAGATTTAGACTTTACTAATCAATTTTTCGAGTACATACATTTTGCCGCCTTTGAAGGAACAAAACCTTATTCTCATGCCGAAAATGTGAATAATGAAAGGTATTTGGTTAAAATGCGACTATTGGACTTGCATGATTTAATTTACCCCCATATCGAAAAACGGAAATGGGATTTACATCCACATCATAAACTTGATAATATTGTTTCCTCTCATGCTCATTCTTCATGGACTGGAGAAGAAATCGGTAGCTTATGGCTTCATTATGGAAGATCGCCCAAAGAGTTAGAAAAGTATGAAAAAGAGTACGGCGAAAACCAAAGCTCTATGTACCACATGCGGCTCCAGGTATTGATAAGGAATAATAGCATTGACATTTGGTGTCGAGTAGGAAAAAACAATGGTAGCATTTTAGACCGGGAGTACTTTAAGACAAAAATGCAAACTGATTCGAGATTTAGAACCAAATTCTTTCAGCTCTGCCAAATACTTGATGATCAATACGAGATTCACATCAATAATGTGGTGAAAAAGGTCAAGTCTTTTACCACACCTGAAGAACTTTTTGAATTTACAAAATCGGATAAGCAAAAGCACTATTTCATTATTGGCAAGTCTTTCAAGCCGGATGATAGAGCTTTTTCAACTTCAAATATCGTCAATACCATAATGGGTGAGTTTGAAAAGCTAGAACCTATCTACCAACATATCCGCCACAGATTTTGA
- a CDS encoding AAA family ATPase has protein sequence MNAPFKFLDSYEKDELDVFFGRDKDTERLYDALSGVKHLLVYGPSGAGKTSLIECGLRNQFSDADWLAITVRRGHNLISSVFEALNSALRRKFPINPDTRLPKDPEFDFGDAVESLYAEQYKPVYLLFDQFEELLIQADDDEKTQFFTRLNRLIRYKTPCRMLLILREEFIGHFSDYESLCPSIFQHRFRLEKMSRGNVREVISNLLTAPRYSQAFQVKDAEALTNEILKRLPDKQKEIELAHVQVFLSELWDRAAEHAKNTPVLSPDLVQEKDNLETVLVSFLEKQRKALDAVYGENVSLELLVAMITERNTKLQVSAVELQQELEHRQIVLKRPLPDLLHDLEQSRIVRTLKSGEQTQYEISHDVLAKVVGENLSEDMKQRRRALEIADVYQSKGGYLSQEDLDLLRPFQSHLPANMRERMLASEVELTRRAKVEVNRNQRRVALLSGLLVVAVIGLGFAWWQYSEAKKQTRIAEAQTKEANRQKLKADKQTQIAETRSAEAKSQADSAKQQRKIAIAQTKEANRQKLEAQKQKQNAEAQKLEAQNALAKANAEAEARTVAEQAKQKIEITRLLSEAETYLRAKLYKNARAKLEAVLIIDPNHVEAKEKLKLLQ, from the coding sequence ATGAATGCGCCCTTCAAATTCCTCGACTCTTACGAAAAAGACGAACTAGACGTCTTTTTCGGGCGCGACAAAGACACCGAGCGCCTTTACGACGCACTCAGTGGGGTGAAACATTTGTTGGTGTATGGCCCTTCTGGCGCAGGCAAAACCAGCTTGATTGAGTGTGGCTTGCGCAACCAGTTTTCGGATGCCGACTGGCTGGCCATCACCGTACGGCGGGGCCACAACCTGATCAGTAGCGTATTTGAAGCATTGAACTCCGCCTTGCGTCGCAAATTCCCGATCAACCCAGATACCCGACTACCTAAAGACCCGGAGTTTGACTTTGGCGACGCCGTCGAGAGCCTTTACGCCGAGCAATACAAACCCGTTTACCTACTCTTTGACCAGTTTGAAGAATTGCTCATCCAGGCCGATGACGATGAGAAAACCCAATTTTTCACCCGGCTCAATCGCCTGATCCGCTATAAAACGCCTTGCCGGATGCTGCTCATTTTGCGGGAGGAGTTTATTGGACATTTTTCGGATTACGAATCGCTTTGCCCTAGTATTTTCCAGCATCGCTTCCGACTGGAAAAAATGAGCCGGGGCAATGTACGCGAAGTGATTTCCAACTTGCTCACTGCGCCGCGTTACAGCCAGGCTTTTCAAGTAAAGGACGCTGAAGCGCTCACTAACGAAATTTTAAAGCGACTACCTGATAAACAAAAGGAAATTGAACTCGCCCACGTGCAGGTGTTTTTGAGTGAGTTGTGGGATCGGGCAGCAGAGCATGCTAAAAACACTCCAGTGCTGAGCCCTGATTTGGTTCAGGAGAAGGACAATCTGGAAACGGTTTTGGTCAGCTTTTTGGAGAAACAACGTAAAGCCCTGGATGCGGTCTATGGGGAAAATGTTTCCCTGGAATTGCTGGTCGCCATGATCACCGAGCGCAATACCAAGTTGCAGGTTTCAGCAGTGGAACTACAACAGGAATTGGAGCATAGACAAATAGTCCTCAAACGTCCCCTTCCTGACCTGCTGCATGACCTGGAGCAAAGCCGGATCGTGCGTACCCTCAAGTCAGGTGAACAAACCCAATACGAAATCAGCCACGATGTGCTGGCGAAGGTGGTGGGAGAGAACCTGAGTGAAGACATGAAGCAGCGCCGCCGGGCTTTGGAAATTGCAGATGTTTATCAGTCGAAAGGAGGGTATTTGAGTCAGGAGGATTTGGATTTGTTGCGGCCGTTTCAAAGTCATCTGCCTGCTAATATGAGGGAACGGATGTTGGCAAGTGAAGTTGAATTGACGCGTAGGGCTAAAGTGGAGGTAAATAGAAATCAACGGAGGGTGGCACTTTTGTCGGGTTTGTTGGTGGTGGCCGTAATTGGTTTGGGATTTGCTTGGTGGCAGTATAGCGAAGCTAAAAAACAAACCCGTATTGCAGAAGCCCAAACAAAAGAAGCAAATAGGCAAAAATTGAAAGCCGATAAGCAGACCCAAATTGCAGAAACTCGAAGTGCCGAGGCAAAAAGCCAAGCAGACTCAGCTAAACAACAGAGGAAAATAGCGATAGCCCAAACAAAAGAAGCCAATCGACAAAAGCTAGAAGCGCAAAAGCAGAAACAAAATGCGGAAGCTCAAAAATTGGAAGCTCAAAATGCCTTGGCCAAAGCCAATGCAGAAGCTGAAGCACGCACGGTCGCTGAACAAGCCAAGCAAAAAATAGAAATCACACGCCTACTCAGCGAGGCCGAAACTTATCTTCGGGCAAAGCTCTACAAAAATGCACGCGCTAAGTTGGAAGCAGTGCTAATCATTGATCCCAATCATGTTGAAGCCAAAGAAAAATTAAAATTGCTGCAATGA